One stretch of Euphorbia lathyris chromosome 7, ddEupLath1.1, whole genome shotgun sequence DNA includes these proteins:
- the LOC136235912 gene encoding histone acetyltransferase of the MYST family 2-like yields MGSIETPPNQENGSTNSIADGDQKPRSAYDGMPPPAAHMMLTESDSLKKRKSSSILPLEVGTRVMCRWRDGKYHQVKVIERRRMSFGGPNDYEYYVHYTEFNRRLDEWVKLEQLDLDSVETVVDEKVEDKVTSLKMTRHQKRKIDERHVEGHEELDAASLREHEEFTKVKNIATIELGRYEIETWYFSPFPPEYNDSVKLYFCEFCLNFMKRKEQLQRHMRKCDLKHPPGDEIYRCGTLSMFEVDGKKNKVYGQNLCYLAKLFLDHKTLYYDVDLFLFYVLCECDDRGCHMVGYFSKEKHSEESYNLACILTLPPYQRKGYGKFLIAFSYELSKKEGKVGTPERPLSDLGLLSYRGYWTRVLLDILKKHKGNISIKELSDMTAIKADDILQTLQSLELIQYRKGQHVICADPKVLDRHLKAAGRGGLEVDVSKLIWTPYKEQG; encoded by the exons ATGGGTTCCATTGAGACACCACCAAATCAGGAGAACGGCTCGACAAACTCGATCGCCGACGGTGACCAGAAGCCTCGGTCAGCTTACGACGGGATGCCTCCACCGGCCGCTCACATGATGCTCACAGAGTCTGACTCGTTGAAGAAGAGGAAGTCTAGTAGTATTTTGCCGCTGGAAGTCGGTACTCGGGTGATGTGCCGTTGGAGGGACGGAAAATACCACCAGGTAAAGGTCATCGAGCGCCGCAGGATGAGTTTCGGCGGGCCTAATGATTACGAGTATTACGTCCATTACACAGAGT TCAATAGGAGGCTTGATGAATGGGTGAAACTTGAACAGCTGGATCTTGATTCAGTGGAGACTGTTGTTGATGAGAAGGTGGAAGACAAG GTAacaagcttgaaaatgacacgCCACCAGAAGCGTAAGATTGATGAAAGACATGTGGAG GGTCATGAGGAGCTTGATGCTGCCAGCTTGCGTGAACATGAGGAATTcacaaaagtaaaaaatatagCAACTATTGAACTTGGGAGATATGAGATTGAGACCTGGTACTTCTCCCCCTTCCCACCAGAATACAATGATTCTGTCAAGCTGTACTTTTGTGAGTTTTGCCTCAATTTCATGAAGCGTAAAGAACAGCTCCAAAGGCATATG AGGAAGTGTGATCTGAAGCATCCACCCGGTGATGAGATTTATCGATGTGGGACATTGTCCATGTTTGAG GTCGATGGCAAAAAGAACAAAGTTTATGGGCAGAACCTTTGTTATTTGGCAAAGCTGTTTCTTGATCACAAGACCCTGTATTATGACGTTGACCTGTTTCTATTCTATGTTTTGTGTGAATGTGATGATCGAGGATGTCACATGGTTGGATATTTTTCCAAG GAAAAACATTCAGAGGAGTCCTATAATTTGGCTTGTATCCTCACTCTTCCTCCTTACCAAAGAAAAGGCTATGGCAAATTTTTGATTGCCTTCT CATATGAACTTTCCAAGAAAGAAGGTAAAGTTGGAACACCTGAAAGACCACTCTCTGACTTGGGGTTATTGAGCTACAGAGGATACTGGACCCGAGTTCTTTTGGACATCTTGAAAAAGCATAAGGGAAATATTTCAATCAAG GAGCTGAGCGACATGACAGCAATAAAGGCTGATGATATTTTGCAAACCCTTCAGAGCCTAGAATTGATCCAATACAGGAAGGGTCAGCATGTAATTTGTGCTGATCCAAAAGTCTTAGATCGTCATCTTAAAGCTGCCGGACGTGGCGGACTTGAGGTTGACGTGAGCAAATTGATCTGGACTCCTTACAAAGAACAGGGCTGA
- the LOC136201167 gene encoding increased DNA methylation 1-like, translating into MALGCSSLPRRKRLCKDDRVEVRSLEEGLHGSWHSGALIETEFLDSEIKYVVKYDHMLVDDESDYFIETLLVNENEVCNLRGRIRPFPPLVNIVNWDIYYGLCVDVYYNDGWWEGVVFDHEDGLEMRNVFFPDLTDEIKTPITNMRISQDWNEATGNWKNRGTWFFLELLEELEDENWFHIKPKEFWLDLRQKDKIQKLGDWTSSDKQLWSILVRETLRDKLKYVEGRLSDLVRIPELKGSDESANLINVNVQQCQSDVSVHQQAVSVLPQDLSVVKYDTYSSAKEGVFSSSGGNNISGEYKTSNCKKNSWLPAGSDMVPAAEFCPDAIIKYLQRGKKDEVSVIDVRQHLLHLHWKIEYSKQERTRLRYTSPDGKVYYSLRQVCLILSEHTEKNSSITQDENGGPLSSPGDSPSPLSEELSENQVSVVSSHSDIILVEPEYCPEAAVDWYTYKKMRSSSNKGEDFQEMSLRARKHLSALGWQFKRVTLRSGKRELRYISPEGKVYASLRLACRDSSGSSASACRHREGKAVSKVQADAACQKIPSSLILKFRNPFALQKSKVGGIKKIHWKRKERLLLSSSLHKQKDISETQYSLAKLSRKRKTRCLIELQKNGERVLRTSKRVKQVAVPNPSHQKPLTVLSWLIDNNIVLPRAKVHFYSRSGTHSTAGGRITREGIKCNCCCTVYTLSGFKFHVSGKCHKPAASICLEDGSSLLDCQKKIIHKEMGKFVEEPLGNLNGSLHQGENDSICSVCHYGGELLLCDQCPSSFHKSCLGLVDVPEGDWFCPSCCCKICGHNKLKRDTEFSIEDDAVLNCTQCERKCHIWCIRNRGITCLKNIPRGNWFCTKKCKEIFLGLNELLGKPIPVGSSNLTWTLLKPDHSDSHKLDTLSDEAWIENCSKLNIAVDMMHECFEPVQDPHTKRDLLKDVIFNKRSELKRLNFGGFYTVILQKDDEFISVATIRVYGEKVAELPLVGTRCHYRRLGMCRILMNVLEKKLLELGVERLVLPAVPCVLSTWTGSFGFSKLTDSERLQIVDYTFLDFQDTVMCHKQLMKIPSAEPCPSRAILPRLDNYADASYDNVDLEGSNAVSEVFQVDQIQAGTSEQGQAEYADASYDNMDHEGSNSVSEVFQANQIQAGTSEQGQADGTTINSTSHAEGPIDLAITLNSESEPCAEKISTDCSAGESSGKQELSENNGGNSLNLETGDGVGGLMVYTRRSEKDELNGKLRYYKRRRL; encoded by the exons ATGGCATTAGGTTGCAGCTCTCTTCCTCGACGAAAAAGATTATGTAAAGATGATAGAGTTGAG GTAAGGAGCTTAGAAGAAGGATTACATGGCTCGTGGCATAGTGGAGCTCTAATCGAAACTGAATTTCTTGACTCCGAAATCAAATATGTGGTTAAATATGATCACATGCTTGTTGACGACGAATCCGATTAttttatagaaactttgctggTTAATGAGAATGAAGTCTGTAATCTTCGTGGGCGCATTAGGCCATTTCCGCCTCTGGTTAACATCGTAAATTGGGATATCTATTACGGACTGTGTGTGGATGTTTATTATAATGATGGTTGGTGGGAAGGTGTGGTTTTTGACCATGAAGATGGTTTAGAGATGAGAAATGTGTTTTTTCCGGATTTGACCGATGAAATCAAGACTCCAATTACTAATATGAGGATTAGTCAGGACTGGAATGAGGCCACTGGGAATTGGAAGAATCGTGGGACATGGTTTTTCCTGGAATTGCTTGAGGAGCTTGAAGATGAGAATTGGTTTCATATTAAACCAAAGGAATTTTGGTTAGATTTAAGACAGAAAGACAAAATTCAGAAACTTGGTGACTGGACTTCTTCTGATAAACAATTGTGGAGCATTTTGGTGCGTGAGACATTACGTGATAAACTTAAATATGTTGAGGGTCGTCTTTCAGATCTAGTACGCATCCCGGAGTTAAAAGGCTCGGACGAGTCTGCTAATTTGATTAATGTTAATGTGCAGCAATGTCAATCAGATGTATCCGTCCATCAACAAGCAGTAAGCGTTTTGCCTCAGGATTTATCAGTGGTGAAATATGATACTTATTCTTCAGCCAAGGAGGGAGTTTTTTCTAGTTCAGGTGGCAATAATATAAGTGGAGAGTACAAGACTTCGAATTGCAAGAAAAATAGTTGGCTACCTGCTGGCTCGGATATGGTTCCTGCAGCTGAATTTTGCCCCGATGCCATTATTAAGTATTTACAGAGAGGTAAGAAGGATGAAGTTTCTGTCATTGATGTTAGACAACATCTTTTACATCTACATTGGAAAATCGAGTACTCAAAACAAGAACGGACTAGATTACGTTACACTTCTCCTGATGGGAAAGTGTACTATTCTCTTCGCCAAGTCTGTTTGATTTTGAGTGAACATACAGAAAAAAATTCTTCGATCACCCAAGATGAGAATGGAGGTCCATTAAGTAGCCCTGGTGATTCGCCATCCCCTCTTTCTGAGGAGCTATCAGAGAATCAGGTTTCTGTGGTTTCTTCTCATTCTGATATAATTTTGGTTGAACCTGAATACTGCCCAGAAGCAGCTGTGGACTGGTACACATATAAGAAGATGCGGAGCAGCAGTAATAAAGGAGAAGATTTTCAGGAAATGTCATTGAGAGCAAGAAAGCACCTTTCAGCTCTGGGATGGCAATTTAAGCGGGTAACTCTCCGTAGTGGCAAGCGTGAATTGCGCTATATTTCACCAGAAGGGAAAGTTTATGCTTCACTTCGATTGGCCTGCAGAGATTCTAGTGGAAGTTCTGCTTCTGCTTGTAGACATCGGGAGGGGAAAGCAGTAAGTAAGGTTCAGGCAGATGCAGCCTGTCAGAAAATTCCTTCTTCTTTAATATTGAAGTTCAGAAATCCTTTTGCACTTCAGAAATCAAAAGTTGGTGGAATTAAAAAAATCCACtggaaaagaaaggaaaggttactTCTTTCATCTTCTTTACATAAACAAAAGGACATTTCAGAGACTCAGTACTCCCTTGCAAAGTTGAGTAGAAAAAGGAAAACCAGATGTTTGATTGAACTACAAAAGAATGGAGAACGTGTTCTTCGAACAAGCAAAAGAGTGAAGCAGGTTGCTGTTCCTAATCCCTCGCATCAGAAGCCTCTAACAGTCCTGTCTTGGTTGATAGACAATAATATTGTCTTACCAAGAGCAAAAGTACATTTCTATAGCAGAAGCGGGACCCATTCAACTGCTGGAGGTCGTATAACTCGAGAGGGAATCAAGTGCAATTGCTGTTGCACGGTGTATACTCTTAGTGGCTTTAAATTTCATGTCAGTGGCAAATGCCACAAACCGGCTGCCAGCATATGTTTGGAAGATGGAAGCTCTTTGTTAGATTGCCAAAAGAAAATTATACACAAAGAGATGGGAAAATTTGTGGAAGAACCTCTTGGAAATTTAAACGGCAGTCTGCATCAAGGTGAAAATGATAGTATATGTTCAGTTTGTCACTATGGCGGGGAACTTTTATTATGTGATCAGTGTCCTTCATCATTCCACAAAAGTTGCCTTGGTTTGGTA GATGTTCCAGAAGGAGACTGGTTCTGCCCATCATGCTGTTGTAAAATTTGTGGCCATAATAAATTGAAAAGAGACACTGAATTTTCTATCGAAGATGATGCTGTTCTGAACTGTACTCAATGCGAGCGAAAAT GTCATATTTGGTGCATCAGGAATAGAGGAATTACTTGCTTGAAAAATATTCCAAGAGGAAATTGGTTTTGTACCAAAAAGTGCAAAGAG ATCTTTTTGGGTTTGAATGAGCTTCTAGGAAAACCAATTCCAGTGGGTTCAAGCAACCTTACTTGGACATTATTAAAACCAGATCACTCGGACAGTCATAAACTTGATACTCTTAGTGACGAGGCCTGGATAGAGAACTGCAGCAAGCTCAATATTGCAGTGGACATGATGCATGAATGCTTTGAGCCTGTTCAAGACCCTCACACCAAGAGAGATCTTCTTAAGGatgttattttcaataaaag GTCAGAGCTGAAGCGCCTGAATTTTGGAGGATTTTATACAGTAATCCTGCAGAAAGATGATGAGTTTATTTCCGTGGCTACTATTAG GGTCTATGGGGAGAAGGTGGCAGAATTACCGCTCGTGGGTACTAGATGTCACTACCGTCGACTTGGAATGTGTCGCATACTAATGAATGTACTGGAAAAG AAGCTCTTGGAATTAGGAGTTGAGAGACTCGTTTTGCCTGCTGTTCCTTGTGTGTTGAGTACATGGACTGGTTCCTTTGGTTTTTCCAAACTGACCGACTCCGAGAGATTACAGATTGTAGACTACACGTTCTTGGATTTTCAGGATACTGTCATGTGTCACAAGCAACTGATGAAAATTCCTTCTGCTGAACCATGCCCATCAAGAG CAATACTACCAAGACTCGACAATTATGCAGACGCAAGTTATGATAATGTGGATCTTGAAGGATCTAATGCTGTCTCTGAAGTATTTCAAGTAGACCAAATTCAGGCTGGAACTTCGGAGCAAGGTCAAGCAGAGTATGCAGATGCAAGTTATGATAATATGGATCATGAAGGATCTAATTCTGTCTCTGAAGTATTTCAAGCAAACCAAATTCAGGCTGGAACTTCGGAGCAAGGTCAAGCAGA TGGTACTACAATAAACAGCACAAGTCATGCTGAAGGGCCGATTGATCTCGCAATTACG TTGAACTCTGAATCGGAACCTTGCGCCGAAAAAATTAGTACAGATTGCTCAGCTGGCGAATCCAGTGGAAAGCAGGAATTAAGTGAGAATAATGGTGGTAATAGTCTTAACTTGGAAACCGGAGATGGAGTTGGTGGTTTGATGGTCTACACCCGGAGATCAGAAAAAGATGAGCTTAATGGAAAATTGAGGTACTATAAAAGGAGGAGATTATAG